A window of the Ostrea edulis chromosome 1, xbOstEdul1.1, whole genome shotgun sequence genome harbors these coding sequences:
- the LOC125678993 gene encoding uncharacterized protein LOC125678993, whose product MDDICSDFEEIPANLHIQPYMFEPPVRSNRNVNTQESSEESEDEICNDEKIDRRRNTIWCECGICEVMETRTECICCAEIPVIDELRESSDLECITQHRTFIDNCLNARVLEVSLYFPSVYLDLCPTAL is encoded by the exons ATGGACGACATCTGTTCCGATTTTGAGGAAATTCCCGCGAATCTTCACATTCAACCTTATATGTTTGAACCACCGGTGCGTTCAAATAGGAATGTAAATACCCAAGAaagtagcgaggaaagcgaagATGAAATCTGCAATGATGAGAAAATTGATCGCCGTCGGAACACTATTTG GTGCGAGTGTGGGATTTGTGAAGTGATGGAGACCAGAACAGAATGCATATGCTGTGCTGAGATTCCAGTCATAGATGAGCTTCGAGAGTCGAGTGACCTTGAATGCATCACACAACACAGAACTTTCATAGACAATTGTTTGAATGCACGAGTACTGGAAGTCAGTCTTTATTTTCCTTCAGTTTATCTGGATCTCTGTCCAACTGCTCTTTAG